A window from Synechococcus sp. RSCCF101 encodes these proteins:
- a CDS encoding NAD(P)H-dependent oxidoreductase, whose protein sequence is MAEGWDTAEELNKHQRSELVILQMPVNWMGVPWRFKQYMDEVYSAGMGGELCSGDGRTRSDPSRQYGSGGTLTGSRYMLSLTFNAPADAFDDPEQVLFQGRGVDDLLVPQHMNFRFFGMTALPTFACFDVMKNPAIEADFQRLEAHLSAHL, encoded by the coding sequence GTGGCGGAGGGCTGGGACACCGCCGAGGAGCTGAACAAACACCAACGCAGTGAGCTTGTGATCCTGCAGATGCCGGTGAACTGGATGGGGGTGCCCTGGCGGTTCAAGCAGTACATGGATGAGGTGTATTCCGCCGGGATGGGCGGCGAGCTCTGCAGCGGCGATGGCCGTACCCGTTCGGACCCGAGCCGTCAGTACGGCAGCGGCGGCACCCTCACCGGCAGCCGCTACATGCTCTCGCTCACCTTCAACGCCCCGGCTGACGCCTTTGATGATCCGGAGCAAGTCCTGTTTCAGGGCCGCGGTGTGGATGATCTGCTGGTTCCGCAGCACATGAACTTCCGATTCTTCGGCATGACGGCCCTGCCGACCTTCGCCTGCTTCGACGTGATGAAGAACCCCGCGATCGAAGCCGATTTCCAACGGCTCGAGGCTCACCTGAGCGCTCATCTCTGA
- a CDS encoding mechanosensitive ion channel family protein, whose translation MLFRVLEADATAAGTDLDALAQQRFDAVQSAVRQYREQLSERTPAKRAGLAAVELALALGLIAVLRAVHRRLRRSISESELRWLSSWRIQGLELLSREQQRTLLRGVVQVAYGLAVLVVASIFAVALASHFPQVDQLREAATSQVAAAVQTVGQAIIGYLPNLLIVSLAAAFATLVIRFSQLFFGAIDEGRIAFQGFDQDWAMPTHRILFLLVIALAFTLVFPYLPGSQAPAFRGVSILFGALVTLGGASAVSNIIGGVIIIYTRAFRIGDFIELGGYKGTVYEKTILSTRLRTLNNEMVTIPNATMLSGPITNFNSTLRELEEPVVLQAAITLGYDVPWRQAEAVLCAAANRVERILESPASFVRITSLDDFYVSYELKAFTDDMALVPSLSTQLHQAILDGCNEAGIEILSPHYAAVRDGNQITIPASHLPGDVRIPGFQVDIRKPPPSS comes from the coding sequence GTGCTGTTCCGGGTTCTGGAGGCCGATGCCACGGCTGCCGGCACGGACCTCGACGCGCTGGCGCAGCAGCGTTTCGATGCGGTGCAGAGTGCGGTGCGGCAGTACCGGGAGCAGCTCAGCGAGCGCACACCGGCCAAGCGGGCGGGGCTTGCGGCTGTGGAGCTGGCCCTTGCCCTGGGGCTGATCGCTGTGCTGCGAGCGGTGCACCGGCGCCTCAGGCGCAGCATCTCCGAGTCGGAGCTGCGATGGCTCAGCTCGTGGCGCATTCAGGGGCTCGAGCTGCTCTCGCGCGAGCAGCAGAGGACGCTTCTGCGAGGGGTGGTTCAGGTGGCGTACGGCCTGGCTGTTCTCGTGGTGGCGAGCATCTTTGCCGTGGCGCTGGCAAGCCACTTCCCCCAGGTTGATCAGCTCCGGGAGGCGGCCACCTCGCAGGTCGCCGCTGCTGTGCAGACAGTCGGCCAGGCGATCATCGGCTATCTGCCCAACCTGCTGATCGTCAGCCTGGCGGCGGCGTTCGCCACTCTGGTGATCCGGTTTTCGCAGCTGTTCTTCGGCGCGATCGATGAGGGCCGCATCGCTTTCCAGGGCTTTGATCAGGACTGGGCGATGCCCACCCACCGCATCCTGTTTCTGCTGGTGATCGCGCTGGCCTTCACGCTGGTGTTCCCCTACCTGCCAGGCTCTCAGGCGCCCGCCTTCCGGGGCGTGTCGATTCTCTTCGGTGCCCTGGTCACGCTCGGGGGCGCCAGCGCGGTGTCCAACATCATCGGCGGTGTGATCATCATCTACACCCGCGCCTTCCGCATCGGAGACTTCATCGAGCTCGGCGGTTACAAGGGCACGGTCTACGAGAAGACCATCCTCTCCACGCGGCTGCGAACGCTGAACAACGAGATGGTCACGATTCCGAACGCCACGATGCTGTCCGGGCCGATCACCAATTTCAACTCCACCCTGCGCGAGCTGGAGGAGCCCGTGGTGCTGCAGGCCGCCATCACCCTTGGCTACGACGTGCCCTGGCGGCAGGCGGAGGCTGTTCTCTGTGCCGCCGCCAACCGAGTGGAGCGGATCCTGGAGTCACCCGCTTCGTTCGTGCGCATCACCAGCCTCGATGATTTCTACGTGAGCTATGAGCTGAAGGCGTTCACCGATGACATGGCGCTGGTTCCGAGCCTCTCCACCCAGTTGCACCAGGCCATCCTGGATGGCTGCAATGAGGCCGGCATCGAAATCCTGTCGCCCCACTACGCCGCCGTGCGGGATGGCAACCAGATCACCATCCCTGCCTCCCATCTGCCGGGCGATGTCCGCATTCCAGGCTTTCAGGTTGACATCCGCAAGCCGCCGCCATCCAGCTGA
- a CDS encoding fatty acid desaturase — protein sequence MVRSDRRAWFQIITTLVPYALLWWLTLRAAALAIWFVVPPLVVLLSLFSLRCFSLMHDCGHDSLFRSRRLNRLFGFVLGLINAMPQMAWSRDHAFHHTTNGDWQRYRGVADFLSVDEYRALSPMQQRFYALLRHPLMAFPGGFFYLAIKPRLDLLLGPFLPPHQRAWANRAEWVDMVLNNLCIAGILWALARWQDPGPVLTIGACVLALSATAFINIFFVQHIFEASYASTTAHWSAIDGVLHGTSFLQLPPLLNWFTADIGYHNVHHLSCRIPNYQLRACHQRNAHLLSGVPTLTLSTMLGCSRFLLWDPKQRTLVTIPTVGS from the coding sequence ATGGTGCGCTCCGATCGCCGCGCCTGGTTCCAGATCATCACGACGCTGGTTCCCTATGCCCTGCTCTGGTGGCTCACCCTCCGTGCCGCCGCGCTCGCCATCTGGTTTGTTGTGCCACCCCTCGTGGTTCTGCTCAGCCTGTTCTCGCTGCGCTGCTTCTCTCTGATGCATGACTGCGGCCACGATTCGCTGTTCCGCTCCCGCCGGCTCAACAGGCTGTTCGGCTTTGTGCTCGGCCTGATCAATGCCATGCCCCAGATGGCCTGGTCGCGCGATCATGCCTTCCACCACACCACCAATGGCGACTGGCAGCGCTACCGCGGCGTGGCTGATTTCCTCAGTGTTGATGAATACCGAGCCCTCAGCCCCATGCAGCAGCGGTTCTACGCTCTGCTGCGCCACCCTCTCATGGCCTTCCCGGGCGGGTTCTTCTACCTGGCCATCAAGCCCAGGCTGGATCTGCTGCTCGGACCGTTTCTGCCTCCGCATCAACGCGCCTGGGCCAACCGAGCGGAGTGGGTCGACATGGTGCTGAACAATCTGTGCATCGCCGGCATCCTCTGGGCACTCGCCCGTTGGCAGGACCCCGGTCCGGTGCTGACGATCGGCGCCTGTGTGCTCGCCCTCTCGGCGACGGCGTTCATCAACATCTTCTTTGTGCAGCACATCTTCGAGGCCAGCTACGCCAGCACCACAGCCCACTGGTCGGCCATCGACGGCGTGCTGCATGGCACCAGCTTTCTGCAGCTGCCACCTCTCCTCAACTGGTTCACCGCCGACATCGGCTATCACAATGTGCATCACCTCTCCTGCCGGATTCCCAACTACCAGCTCAGGGCCTGTCACCAGCGCAATGCCCACCTGCTCAGCGGCGTGCCGACGCTGACGCTTTCCACCATGCTCGGCTGTTCCCGCTTTCTGCTGTGGGACCCGAAGCAGCGCACCCTCGTCACCATCCCTACTGTCGGGAGCTGA
- a CDS encoding mechanosensitive ion channel family protein, whose amino-acid sequence MLALLLPMQSLMAVPLPQLPAAVMDAAPEQTIPVFSLGNLDVSPVFLDGSMVGLVHSRKSQARSLGLAEADTATNSRVRSFLISSRLRKYLSAIELYVQTVLRPRGVTDLATQQQAIEDQLRLTFVTDAGTPYISIAFPADSKPEPLYTFQDADLLAIRFAPSDRDAMGLRALNTARQTLVGAWLDRQRPALLKGVLRATAILAALIVLTLITRRIRSVLKRRLLLVQTPRSAESRAEPSKLESQSPALPGLNHQLEASALQLQKALLLWSVVLAWVLGIASVANQFFFSRPLRNWILGVSVRGSTSSTLLDGWPPIDWALSFGQQATLGFPLLVFLLLASTFLLLRVAGVAVDYGIRRWAAEHTDQRIQSRAPIIRVTLKGWIRVGVILLLASIIVSRLHGWGAFSQPLTILFGFLSLALSLASQNLIRDLINGLLILWEDQYVVGDVISIDDYIGMVEAIHLRITQLRNLDGELISIPNGQIGAVRNLSSSWSRVNFAIDLNYACDIDRSIEVITAVAAELFEAESWRPLILEPPVLLGVDELSHKGFTVRLLIKTQPLMQWDVAREYRRRLKRALDEAGLDIGTPRLELRQEQRL is encoded by the coding sequence ATGCTGGCTCTGCTGCTGCCCATGCAGTCGCTCATGGCCGTGCCGCTTCCGCAGCTGCCGGCAGCAGTGATGGATGCGGCACCGGAACAGACGATCCCCGTCTTCTCCCTTGGCAATCTGGATGTGTCGCCCGTTTTTCTGGACGGGTCGATGGTCGGGCTTGTGCACAGTCGCAAGAGCCAGGCCAGATCGCTCGGACTGGCTGAGGCCGACACAGCAACCAACTCGCGGGTCCGGTCTTTTCTCATCTCCAGCCGTCTGCGGAAGTACCTCTCCGCCATTGAGCTCTACGTGCAGACCGTGCTCCGCCCCCGGGGTGTTACGGATCTCGCCACGCAGCAGCAGGCGATCGAAGACCAGCTCCGCCTGACCTTCGTGACCGATGCCGGGACGCCCTACATCTCCATCGCCTTCCCGGCAGACAGCAAACCCGAGCCGCTCTACACCTTTCAGGACGCGGACCTCCTCGCCATTCGCTTCGCGCCCAGCGATCGCGATGCGATGGGCCTCCGGGCGCTCAACACCGCCCGTCAGACCCTGGTGGGTGCCTGGCTGGATCGCCAGCGTCCAGCCCTCCTGAAGGGAGTCCTGCGCGCCACAGCGATCCTGGCCGCGCTGATTGTGCTCACGCTGATCACGCGCCGCATCCGCAGTGTTCTCAAGCGTCGCCTCCTCCTGGTGCAGACGCCGAGGTCTGCCGAGAGCAGAGCGGAGCCCTCCAAGCTGGAGTCCCAGTCGCCTGCGTTACCCGGACTCAACCACCAGCTCGAAGCGAGCGCCCTGCAGCTCCAGAAGGCGCTGCTGCTCTGGAGCGTGGTTCTGGCCTGGGTGCTGGGCATCGCCTCTGTGGCCAATCAGTTCTTCTTCTCCCGGCCCCTGAGGAACTGGATCCTGGGCGTGAGCGTGCGCGGGTCGACATCCAGCACGCTCCTGGATGGCTGGCCACCGATCGACTGGGCCCTCAGCTTCGGCCAGCAGGCCACGCTGGGCTTTCCCCTGCTGGTGTTCCTCCTGCTGGCCTCCACCTTTCTGCTGCTGCGCGTGGCTGGCGTCGCGGTGGATTACGGCATCAGGCGCTGGGCGGCGGAACACACGGATCAACGCATCCAATCACGGGCACCCATCATTCGTGTCACGTTGAAGGGCTGGATTCGGGTCGGTGTGATTCTTCTGCTGGCCTCGATCATCGTCAGCCGCCTGCATGGCTGGGGTGCCTTCAGCCAGCCGCTCACCATCCTCTTCGGCTTCCTCAGCCTGGCACTGTCGCTGGCCTCACAGAACCTCATCCGGGATCTGATCAATGGCCTGCTGATCCTCTGGGAGGACCAGTACGTTGTTGGCGATGTGATCTCCATTGACGACTACATCGGCATGGTGGAGGCGATCCATCTGCGCATCACGCAACTGCGCAATCTCGACGGCGAGCTCATCTCGATTCCCAATGGCCAGATCGGAGCCGTGCGGAATCTGTCGAGCAGCTGGTCGCGGGTCAACTTCGCCATCGATCTCAACTACGCCTGCGACATCGACCGCTCGATCGAGGTGATCACCGCTGTTGCGGCCGAGCTCTTCGAAGCCGAGTCCTGGCGCCCGCTCATTCTTGAGCCACCGGTTCTGCTTGGCGTCGACGAGCTCTCCCACAAGGGCTTCACCGTGCGTCTGCTGATCAAGACGCAACCCCTGATGCAATGGGATGTGGCCAGGGAGTATCGCCGCCGGCTCAAACGGGCCCTCGATGAAGCCGGGCTCGACATCGGCACGCCCCGCCTGGAGCTGCGCCAGGAGCAACGGCTGTAA
- a CDS encoding HAD-IC family P-type ATPase has translation MAAQHVPSQEQLESTTWHALSIDDALEVAAVEAVHGLSDGQACERLAQFGANELAARKGIPLIIVFLSQFRNPLLYILLIAGVVKAVLGSWIEAGVIIGVACLNALIAFAQESKAESAIKALASSVTTDTMTRRSGKTVQLPSTELVPGDIVLLVSGDKVPADLRLIKSKSLQINESGLTGESVAVEKNAAERLMHQDIALADRSNMAYAGSFVTFGQGEGVVIATGNATETGRISQLMDESKGAATPLTRKFEKLSNTLLRLILVLAVITFLIGIAWGNSAFDMFQAAVALAVSAIPEGLPAVVTITLAIGVSRMAERNAIVRNLPAVETLGSTTVVCSDKTGTLTENQMTVQALFAGGRHYQLTGDGYQPQGLLLDSEDVPIEAESMVPPLRDCLLAGVLCNDSELSSKDSVWSIVGDPTEGALIVAGEKVGLNKASLSGQFPRIDSIPFESEYQYMATLNRAEPEAAPQVWMKGSVEALIQRCSHTIDQAGQPHPINKEDLLLQAQRMAQKGLRVLAFATRTLDAEQVDHLDLKGGLTFVGLQGMIDPPRREAIDSIRALYQAGVGVKMITGDHKVTAEAIADRMNLSPHASLRAFSGSELAELNQEQLANAVSTGSVFARVVPEQKLRLVEALQAQGHIAAMTGDGVNDAPALKQADIGIAMGITGTEVAKEAADMVLTDDNFASIEAAVEEGRNVFQNLMKTLAFLLPVNGGLSASVFLSVVAGRGAMLPIEPLQVLWINMVISITMTIPIAFEPKPYDLMDAPPRSPRQPLLSKPLLRRIALISATNLVFIFGVFAWIRESTGDLGLARTMAIQTLVTGLVIYLFSLSQFWSSLVARLQGKDVPLGRLSRIGFGIVATILLQVVFSQWKIMNLLFDTTPMLANQWLTCLGLASPMIILALYANRWPVNWVARDIPR, from the coding sequence ATGGCAGCACAACACGTCCCAAGCCAAGAGCAGCTGGAGTCAACAACTTGGCATGCGTTGAGCATTGATGATGCACTTGAGGTGGCAGCCGTGGAAGCTGTCCATGGGCTGTCTGATGGGCAAGCTTGCGAACGCCTTGCACAATTTGGCGCCAATGAACTCGCAGCACGCAAAGGAATACCTCTCATTATTGTCTTCCTCTCTCAGTTTAGGAACCCGCTGCTTTACATCCTGCTCATCGCTGGTGTTGTGAAGGCTGTACTGGGTTCCTGGATTGAAGCTGGTGTGATCATTGGCGTTGCTTGCCTGAACGCGCTGATCGCCTTCGCCCAGGAATCCAAAGCAGAATCAGCCATCAAGGCGTTGGCGTCCTCCGTAACGACGGACACCATGACACGGAGAAGCGGGAAAACTGTTCAGCTGCCGTCTACTGAACTTGTCCCCGGAGATATTGTCCTTCTCGTTTCAGGCGACAAGGTCCCGGCAGATCTTCGCCTGATCAAGAGTAAAAGTCTACAGATCAACGAGTCCGGCCTTACAGGAGAGTCTGTTGCGGTAGAGAAGAATGCCGCTGAAAGGCTCATGCATCAGGACATCGCTCTTGCTGATCGAAGCAACATGGCCTACGCAGGCAGCTTCGTGACGTTTGGCCAGGGCGAGGGAGTTGTGATTGCCACGGGCAACGCGACTGAAACCGGCCGGATATCACAGCTGATGGACGAAAGCAAGGGTGCAGCGACTCCGTTGACAAGAAAGTTTGAAAAGCTCAGCAATACTCTGCTCAGACTCATCCTAGTGCTGGCGGTCATCACCTTTCTGATTGGAATCGCGTGGGGCAATTCTGCTTTCGACATGTTTCAAGCCGCGGTTGCTCTCGCGGTGAGTGCCATCCCGGAAGGTCTACCAGCTGTTGTCACAATTACTCTGGCCATCGGAGTTTCTCGAATGGCAGAGCGTAACGCCATCGTGAGGAACCTTCCAGCTGTCGAGACGCTGGGGAGTACCACGGTGGTCTGCTCCGATAAAACAGGCACGCTCACCGAAAACCAAATGACAGTGCAGGCCTTGTTTGCCGGTGGACGACACTACCAGCTAACGGGTGACGGATATCAGCCTCAGGGCCTCCTGCTGGATTCGGAGGATGTGCCGATCGAAGCTGAGTCAATGGTGCCACCGTTGCGTGACTGCCTTCTGGCCGGAGTCCTGTGCAACGACTCCGAACTATCAAGTAAGGACTCCGTGTGGAGTATCGTCGGAGATCCGACAGAAGGGGCCTTGATTGTTGCGGGAGAGAAGGTAGGGCTGAATAAAGCGTCTCTGTCAGGCCAATTTCCGAGAATTGACAGCATCCCATTCGAATCGGAATACCAGTATATGGCCACACTGAATCGTGCAGAACCAGAGGCAGCACCACAGGTCTGGATGAAAGGATCAGTTGAAGCTCTGATTCAGCGGTGCAGCCATACCATTGATCAAGCAGGACAGCCTCACCCCATTAACAAAGAGGATCTTCTTCTTCAGGCCCAGCGGATGGCGCAGAAGGGTCTGCGCGTTTTGGCATTTGCAACCAGAACTCTTGATGCAGAGCAAGTGGATCATCTCGACCTGAAGGGTGGACTGACGTTTGTCGGGCTCCAGGGGATGATCGATCCACCGAGGAGAGAAGCGATTGATTCGATTCGAGCTCTCTACCAGGCTGGCGTGGGAGTCAAGATGATCACGGGAGATCACAAGGTGACAGCGGAGGCGATTGCTGATCGAATGAATCTTAGTCCACATGCCTCCCTGAGAGCGTTCAGCGGTAGTGAATTAGCGGAACTCAATCAGGAGCAGCTGGCCAATGCAGTATCCACAGGCAGTGTCTTCGCGCGTGTCGTGCCAGAGCAAAAGCTACGGCTGGTGGAAGCGCTTCAGGCCCAAGGTCACATTGCCGCGATGACAGGAGATGGAGTCAACGATGCACCGGCCCTCAAGCAGGCGGATATCGGTATTGCGATGGGCATCACAGGCACGGAGGTCGCCAAGGAAGCCGCCGATATGGTGCTCACGGATGATAATTTTGCTTCAATCGAAGCTGCTGTCGAGGAAGGCCGGAATGTATTTCAGAATCTCATGAAGACTCTGGCCTTCCTCCTACCTGTCAATGGCGGCTTGTCCGCGAGTGTCTTCCTCAGTGTTGTGGCTGGACGAGGCGCCATGCTCCCCATTGAACCTTTGCAAGTGCTGTGGATCAATATGGTGATCTCCATCACGATGACGATACCGATTGCATTTGAACCTAAACCCTACGATCTAATGGACGCACCACCACGCTCACCGAGACAGCCACTGCTCTCCAAACCGCTGCTGAGGCGAATCGCACTGATCTCTGCCACGAATCTGGTCTTTATCTTTGGGGTGTTTGCCTGGATTCGAGAGTCGACAGGAGATCTTGGCCTAGCAAGGACAATGGCCATCCAGACACTTGTCACTGGCTTGGTCATCTATCTCTTCAGCCTCAGTCAGTTTTGGTCGTCTCTGGTGGCCAGACTCCAAGGCAAAGACGTACCACTTGGCCGGCTCTCACGAATTGGCTTTGGCATTGTCGCAACTATCCTGTTGCAAGTTGTGTTCAGTCAGTGGAAGATCATGAACCTCCTTTTCGACACAACCCCCATGCTGGCCAATCAGTGGTTGACATGCCTGGGGCTTGCGTCTCCAATGATCATCCTGGCCCTTTATGCAAACCGGTGGCCAGTGAACTGGGTTGCGAGAGACATCCCGAGGTGA
- a CDS encoding helix-turn-helix domain-containing protein, translating to MADRASPAPEPPAPAASCQEPCPIERGMRLIGGKWKGSILWHLQSGPMRFNSLARQLGGASKKMVAQRLRDMEREGLVTRRVEATRPVAVSYAITPLGSSALDVLDRLRQWAEEQGI from the coding sequence ATGGCCGACCGTGCTTCTCCCGCCCCTGAGCCGCCAGCCCCCGCGGCCAGCTGCCAGGAGCCCTGCCCGATCGAACGCGGCATGCGCCTGATCGGCGGCAAGTGGAAGGGGTCGATCCTCTGGCATCTGCAGTCCGGGCCGATGCGCTTCAACAGCCTGGCCAGGCAGCTCGGCGGGGCCAGCAAGAAGATGGTGGCCCAGCGCCTGCGCGACATGGAGCGCGAGGGACTCGTGACCCGGAGGGTGGAAGCAACCCGGCCGGTGGCCGTGAGCTACGCGATCACCCCGCTGGGCTCCTCCGCTCTGGACGTTCTCGATCGATTGAGGCAATGGGCAGAAGAGCAGGGCATCTGA
- a CDS encoding alpha/beta hydrolase — translation MPRLVRMVTALLASLALGPAGASAAEVLVFRLEPREFRVRLAEIEAYASGRPVSNPLLQALSLLGERGEEQLRSLLSSPYQLDAAELRNVLAAPMLQDLLGWLGSKLRPGSGGNGAAALQQALLNAADQGEPLTVPDLIAAFPSREIHIDLDRALAALLRLLTLEQQTRQVVQAMAVSGAAISDQNRNRDPRREGPHAVTVQALNLRDAARGRTLQADLYLPEHADAAPASIPVIAISHGLGSTKQYYGYVAEHMASHGYAVVAVQHPGSDASRLLGLVKGTHRSVFDVSEFIDRPLDVSHVLDHLTDLNDTTLNQALRLNDVGVFGNSFGGYTALALAGAEIDTRNLRRDCDANRDSINVSLLLQCRALLLGDPDRSLREERVGAVLTINPVNSSLFGPGG, via the coding sequence ATGCCGCGGCTGGTCCGGATGGTCACCGCGCTGCTGGCCTCGCTGGCGCTGGGGCCGGCCGGGGCCAGTGCGGCCGAGGTGCTGGTGTTCCGCCTGGAGCCACGCGAGTTCCGGGTCCGCCTGGCTGAGATCGAGGCCTACGCCTCCGGCCGACCGGTGAGCAACCCGCTGCTGCAGGCCCTCAGCCTGCTGGGAGAGCGGGGGGAGGAGCAGCTGCGCTCGCTGCTCTCCAGCCCGTACCAGCTGGATGCCGCTGAACTCCGCAACGTGCTGGCGGCACCGATGCTGCAGGACCTGCTGGGCTGGCTGGGCTCGAAGCTGCGCCCAGGCAGCGGTGGGAATGGAGCCGCAGCACTGCAGCAGGCGCTGCTGAACGCCGCCGACCAGGGGGAACCACTCACAGTGCCGGACCTGATCGCCGCCTTTCCCAGCCGCGAGATCCACATCGATCTCGACCGCGCTCTGGCGGCCCTGCTCAGGCTCCTGACGCTCGAGCAGCAGACGCGGCAGGTCGTTCAGGCCATGGCGGTGTCCGGTGCGGCGATCAGCGATCAGAACCGGAACCGGGACCCGCGCCGCGAGGGCCCCCACGCGGTGACCGTGCAGGCCCTGAACCTGCGCGACGCGGCTCGTGGCAGAACGCTTCAGGCCGACCTGTACCTACCGGAACACGCGGATGCGGCACCGGCGAGCATCCCGGTGATCGCGATCTCACACGGCCTCGGGTCCACGAAGCAGTACTACGGCTATGTGGCCGAACACATGGCCTCCCATGGCTACGCGGTGGTGGCGGTGCAGCATCCGGGCAGTGATGCCTCTCGCCTGCTGGGACTGGTCAAAGGCACGCACCGCAGCGTGTTCGATGTGTCCGAGTTCATCGACCGGCCGCTGGATGTCAGCCACGTTCTCGACCACCTCACCGATCTGAACGACACAACGCTGAATCAGGCACTGCGGCTGAACGATGTGGGTGTGTTCGGCAATTCCTTCGGGGGCTACACGGCACTGGCGCTCGCCGGGGCCGAGATCGACACCCGAAACCTGCGCAGGGACTGCGATGCCAACCGGGACTCGATCAATGTGTCGCTGCTGCTGCAGTGCCGGGCCCTGCTGCTGGGCGACCCCGATCGTTCGTTGCGCGAGGAACGCGTCGGCGCGGTGCTCACGATCAATCCCGTCAACAGCAGCCTGTTCGGCCCCGGGGGATGA
- a CDS encoding DM13 domain-containing protein: protein MAAQRSLQRSLLAPAATAAAGLSLAATLTLGCTAQESSPPAADAPTAEQTAPPTPPAGTAATREGAFVSGEHPTSGTARLLQENGDAVLTFDEAFSTSSSGPDLVVVLHRSEDVIGSTVPPAFPINDGDVVVVAPLKRTTGEQSYTLPADLNPDDFPSVAVWCRRFNATFGAARLQP, encoded by the coding sequence ATGGCTGCACAGCGCTCCCTCCAGCGCAGCCTGCTCGCGCCAGCCGCCACAGCAGCGGCCGGCCTGAGCCTGGCCGCCACCCTCACACTGGGCTGCACCGCTCAGGAATCGTCGCCACCCGCCGCTGACGCACCCACCGCAGAGCAGACGGCACCGCCCACCCCGCCCGCAGGAACCGCGGCCACCCGCGAGGGGGCCTTCGTGAGCGGGGAGCACCCCACCAGCGGCACCGCCCGGCTGCTGCAGGAGAACGGTGATGCCGTGCTCACGTTCGATGAGGCCTTCAGCACCTCATCCTCCGGGCCCGATCTGGTGGTGGTGCTGCATCGCTCGGAGGACGTGATCGGTTCCACCGTTCCGCCGGCCTTCCCGATCAACGACGGCGATGTCGTGGTGGTTGCGCCTCTGAAGCGCACCACCGGCGAGCAGAGCTACACGCTGCCCGCTGATCTGAATCCCGACGACTTCCCGTCCGTGGCCGTCTGGTGCCGCCGCTTCAACGCCACCTTCGGTGCAGCCCGGCTCCAGCCCTGA
- a CDS encoding mechanosensitive ion channel family protein: MPDFTSLSTQALTTFGLNVLAAVAILLIGAWLARLLSGFARHLLVRNQVEQTLVGFAARVVYVAILLFVVIAALSRLGIQTASIVAVIGGAGLALGLALQSSLSNVASGVILILQKPFQIGDFIEAGGAMGTVTDITLLSTTLQSPDNKVIIVPNGSVQSSNIINFNLLDKRRLDLVIGVEYGADIETVKTVLLDEISKEARLLQEPAPTVGLAEMADSSLNFAVRPWVKTEDYWGVFFDFQQSVKNRLDAEGISIPFPQQDVHIVSKA; the protein is encoded by the coding sequence ATGCCCGATTTCACAAGCCTCTCCACCCAGGCGCTCACGACCTTCGGTCTGAACGTGCTGGCCGCCGTAGCGATCCTGCTGATCGGTGCGTGGCTGGCGCGGCTCCTCTCCGGCTTCGCCCGGCATCTGCTGGTGCGCAACCAGGTGGAGCAGACCCTGGTGGGCTTCGCCGCGCGTGTGGTTTATGTGGCGATTCTGCTGTTCGTGGTGATCGCGGCCCTGAGCCGGCTCGGCATCCAGACGGCCTCGATCGTGGCGGTGATCGGTGGCGCCGGCCTGGCCCTGGGCCTGGCGCTGCAGAGCTCCCTGAGCAACGTGGCCTCCGGCGTGATCCTGATCCTGCAGAAGCCGTTCCAGATCGGCGACTTCATTGAAGCCGGCGGCGCGATGGGCACCGTCACCGACATCACCCTGCTGTCGACGACGCTCCAGTCACCGGACAACAAGGTGATCATCGTTCCCAATGGCAGCGTTCAATCGAGCAACATCATCAACTTCAACCTGCTCGACAAGCGGCGCCTTGATCTGGTGATCGGCGTGGAGTACGGAGCCGACATCGAGACGGTGAAGACGGTGCTGCTCGACGAGATCAGCAAGGAAGCGCGCCTGCTGCAGGAGCCTGCCCCCACCGTTGGCCTGGCCGAGATGGCGGACAGCAGCCTCAACTTCGCCGTGCGTCCCTGGGTGAAGACCGAGGACTACTGGGGTGTGTTCTTCGACTTCCAGCAGAGCGTGAAGAACCGGCTCGATGCGGAAGGGATCAGCATTCCCTTCCCACAGCAGGACGTGCACATCGTCTCCAAGGCCTGA